One Streptomyces dangxiongensis genomic window, CGCCGTACGACTTGCGCAGACCGACGACGGAGACGGCGGGGGGCGACTGGGGACCGTCGCCCCGCATGGACGTGGGCATGACAGATGAAGGCATGGAGCCCTCCCGTTCGGAGGCTGACGTGACGGTGGGGGAGTGGGCGAGTGCGCGGGGCCCGGTCCTCAGGAGCGGGCGCGGCGCACGTCGATGTTTCCGTAGCGGGTGCGGGCGCGGACCTCGACGGTGTCCTCCGACTTCCCCGGGGTGGCGGACGCGGTGAGCGTGTTGCGGACCTGCCCGTGCCCGGAGCTGACGTCCAGCCAGGCGGCGGTGCCCTCGCGGACACCGACCTCGATGGCGCCGTAGGACGTCTCCAACTGGACTGTCCCGCGCGCGACTTCGACGACACGCAGGGTTCCGTGGGCGGTGGTGGCGACGACCGGGCCCTCGGCGCGCGCGATGTCGATGTCACCGTTGGCGCCGCTCACCCGCAGCTCGCCGCTCGCGGCGCCGACGGTCGTGGTGCCGTGCGAGTTCTTCAGGACGGCGGGGCCGTCGACGGTGCCGACGCGCAGGCTGCCGGAGCTGGTGGCGATCTCGGCCGTGCCCTCGATCCGGTCGACGGTGATCGAGCCGTGGGAGGCGGTCAGGTGGAGCGGCCCGGTCGTGTCGAGGCGGACGTCACCGGACGAGGTCTTGACGCGCACCTCGCCGAGCCGGCCCTCACCGAGCACCTGCACCCAGGAGCCGGTCATGTCGACGTGCGAGCCCGTGGGCAGTTCGACCGTCACGTCGACGGTGCCGGCGCGCCCGACGAGACTGCGGTGCTTGGGCGTCCTGACCGTCAGGACGCCGCTCGCGTACGTGACCTCGGTCTGGGCCGCCGCCCGCACGTCCTGGTCCCGCTTCGGGTCGCGGGGGAGCACCTCGACGACCGTGTCGAGGCGGTCGCCCGCGGCGAACCGGATGGAACCCGCGTACACGTGGGCGGTGGCCGAAACCGGTTCGGGAGTGTCGAAAGAAGGCATGACTGTACCGTCCTCATGGGTCGTCGGATCGTTCCCGCTGGTGGGGCGTGGCGCGGGTGAAGTGGTGCCGGTGGAGCGGTGCGGGTGCGGTCAGCGCACCCAGCCCGTGAAGCTCTGGCCGATGGTGTGGGTCTTCTCCGGCGTCCGCGGTCGCGTGCCGCTGTCGACCGCGGCCGACACGGCCCGGACCAGCCACGCGTTGACCGACAGGCCCTCGCGGCTCGCGGCCTCCTCGGCGCGCGCCTTCAGCGGGGCCGGCAGACGCAGGTTGACGCGGGCGGTGCCGCCCTCCTCGGCGTCGGCGGGCGCCTGTGCCCTCGGCGCTTCGACGGGCCCGGCGACCGCTTCCGTGGCTCCGCCGTCGGTGGGCGGCGGTGTCACCACGAAGTCGGGGTCCAGCCCGCGCAGCCGTACGTCCACCGAACCGGGAGCGAGGTCGCGGGTGACTTCGTCCATCGCGGCGGACAGTACGTGGAGCATGGTCAGCCGGGTCGCCGACTCCAGGGGAGCGGTGAGCCGCTCGGCCAGCTCGCGGGCTTCTTCCCC contains:
- a CDS encoding DUF4097 family beta strand repeat-containing protein; amino-acid sequence: MPSFDTPEPVSATAHVYAGSIRFAAGDRLDTVVEVLPRDPKRDQDVRAAAQTEVTYASGVLTVRTPKHRSLVGRAGTVDVTVELPTGSHVDMTGSWVQVLGEGRLGEVRVKTSSGDVRLDTTGPLHLTASHGSITVDRIEGTAEIATSSGSLRVGTVDGPAVLKNSHGTTTVGAASGELRVSGANGDIDIARAEGPVVATTAHGTLRVVEVARGTVQLETSYGAIEVGVREGTAAWLDVSSGHGQVRNTLTASATPGKSEDTVEVRARTRYGNIDVRRARS
- a CDS encoding toxin-antitoxin system HicB family antitoxin, with product MDLTPYVEALHRELAVAAEAGGEEARELAERLTAPLESATRLTMLHVLSAAMDEVTRDLAPGSVDVRLRGLDPDFVVTPPPTDGGATEAVAGPVEAPRAQAPADAEEGGTARVNLRLPAPLKARAEEAASREGLSVNAWLVRAVSAAVDSGTRPRTPEKTHTIGQSFTGWVR